A section of the Anabaena cylindrica PCC 7122 genome encodes:
- a CDS encoding tetratricopeptide repeat protein has protein sequence MSDSLPLREHYLALIDEIVETTLKGKISSVEQVYQMLLKGITSGTGEVFELALSDRLTTLQTQVDSEKDELKKSKATRGLRAIKTIQTQWQRWQEQNKATEAIILAVREITIASNDERLAVFLRLTDPNLKYQLNLSQLQQLAKSLQQFGEANSDLAQISTGITRGVASWQRIQENLLSWMYEQKGSLGFGGVPGESGPWASWAKLVKSEFPAAFFRTLALEQSAIEFVQKQQNITLSDWVELAIVLQFLQRGLVSWFDQQAYDIQAGPKLSISTFLTFAVIWSQFANAFQTQGIVYSNGASQIMLQILRTFAQRPYFPLYGGIFASFSGSSLRDALDYLDEPLRSVERTQEKARILTLLGYSQRALGKYPRSINFHQQALEIARNAKDSYCEIANLNHLSRTYVQEKNYAEAINYSQRALILSRQAGDKTGETNALVNLGYSEVMQAQQLENIEPEVYESAINYLEQGLKLAEKSGDVQSQALCFSSLGIAYLVIGQNEAAIKYLEVGFKTAQVSGDLYLQGRNLAYLAEAYYHLLNFEKAVYTGSLGMYLLEQISSHEWRQAAGLLTIIKGQVGVDKFQFLLQQNRPKMISVIGVDGYDYLPQLLTRYQDS, from the coding sequence GTGTCAGATTCCCTACCTCTGCGCGAGCATTATCTCGCTTTAATTGATGAAATTGTCGAAACTACTCTCAAGGGTAAGATTAGCTCTGTAGAGCAAGTATATCAAATGTTACTCAAAGGTATTACTTCCGGCACAGGGGAAGTGTTTGAGTTAGCTTTGAGCGATCGCTTGACAACCCTGCAAACCCAAGTAGATAGTGAAAAAGACGAACTAAAAAAGTCTAAAGCCACACGTGGTTTAAGAGCAATTAAAACCATTCAAACACAATGGCAACGCTGGCAAGAGCAAAACAAAGCCACGGAAGCTATAATTCTCGCAGTCCGAGAAATTACCATTGCCAGTAATGACGAGCGTTTAGCCGTATTTTTGCGTTTAACCGACCCTAATTTAAAATATCAATTAAATTTATCTCAATTACAGCAATTAGCCAAATCCTTACAGCAGTTTGGTGAAGCTAATTCCGATTTAGCGCAAATATCAACAGGAATTACTCGTGGTGTCGCTTCTTGGCAACGTATCCAAGAAAACCTACTGAGTTGGATGTATGAACAAAAAGGTTCTCTAGGATTTGGTGGTGTACCCGGAGAAAGTGGTCCTTGGGCAAGTTGGGCAAAGTTAGTCAAAAGCGAATTCCCCGCAGCATTTTTCCGCACCTTAGCACTTGAACAATCTGCAATTGAATTTGTTCAAAAACAACAAAATATTACCCTCAGTGATTGGGTAGAATTAGCAATAGTTTTACAATTTTTACAACGGGGTTTAGTTAGTTGGTTTGACCAACAAGCTTATGATATCCAAGCTGGCCCAAAATTATCAATTTCTACATTTTTGACCTTTGCAGTAATTTGGAGTCAATTCGCAAATGCTTTTCAAACCCAAGGAATAGTTTACAGCAATGGAGCTTCACAAATTATGCTCCAGATTTTAAGAACCTTTGCCCAGCGTCCTTATTTCCCCCTCTACGGTGGGATTTTTGCTTCTTTTTCTGGTAGTTCTTTGCGAGATGCTTTAGATTATTTAGATGAACCTCTACGTTCGGTGGAGAGAACTCAGGAAAAAGCCAGAATTTTGACACTTTTAGGATATTCTCAACGTGCTTTAGGCAAATATCCGCGTTCAATTAATTTTCATCAGCAAGCTTTAGAAATAGCCAGAAATGCCAAGGATAGCTATTGTGAAATTGCTAATCTTAATCATCTCAGTCGTACCTATGTCCAAGAAAAAAATTATGCAGAAGCGATTAACTACAGTCAAAGGGCATTAATTTTAAGTAGACAAGCAGGTGATAAAACTGGAGAAACTAACGCGCTGGTAAATTTAGGTTATAGCGAAGTTATGCAAGCCCAGCAGTTGGAAAATATTGAACCAGAAGTTTATGAATCGGCAATTAATTATCTTGAACAAGGTTTAAAGTTAGCCGAAAAATCAGGTGATGTTCAAAGTCAAGCTTTATGTTTTAGCAGTTTAGGTATTGCCTATTTAGTAATTGGACAAAACGAAGCAGCAATTAAATATTTAGAGGTAGGTTTTAAAACTGCACAAGTCTCTGGTGATTTGTATCTCCAAGGTCGTAATTTAGCTTATTTAGCCGAAGCTTATTATCATCTCCTCAATTTTGAAAAGGCTGTTTATACTGGTAGTCTGGGAATGTATCTGCTAGAGCAAATTTCTTCCCATGAGTGGCGACAAGCCGCAGGTTTATTGACCATAATAAAAGGACAAGTTGGGGTAGATAAATTCCAATTTCTACTTCAACAAAATCGCCCTAAAATGATTTCTGTTATCGGTGTTGATGGGTATGATTATCTTCCCCAATTATTAACCAGATATCAAGATTCGTAA
- a CDS encoding DUF5615 family PIN-like protein, translated as MARFYADEQFPFPVVELLRNLGHDVLTVQEAEKAEQRIPDDEVLAFAISQKRAVLTINKYDFIRLHRRDDDHFGIVVCSNNRNWEQFAARIDDAVTSEASLRKN; from the coding sequence ATGGCACGTTTTTACGCAGATGAACAGTTTCCTTTTCCAGTGGTGGAATTATTACGGAATTTGGGGCATGATGTTTTGACAGTTCAAGAAGCTGAAAAAGCAGAACAAAGAATACCTGATGATGAAGTATTAGCATTTGCCATCAGTCAAAAACGGGCGGTATTAACTATTAATAAATATGATTTTATCCGGTTGCATCGTCGTGATGATGATCACTTTGGAATTGTTGTTTGCAGCAATAATCGTAACTGGGAACAATTTGCAGCACGGATTGATGACGCTGTAACATCAGAAGCATCATTAAGAAAAAACTAA
- a CDS encoding succinate--CoA ligase subunit beta produces MDLLEYQVKEWFGKMGIPVLPSQRIDHPTDLKRLKIRYPIVLKSQVHADERAKAGGVRIVETTIDAIAAAQNIFNLPIWGELPEVLLAESKYDAKEELYLAVVLDTALCRPVLLGCKEPDIDWESPGDKMQYVVVEQEFSPFYARRLGLKMGLQGALMQSVSDIVEKMYQLFVQKDLDLIEINPLAVSASGQIMALNGKIRVNERAIKRHPEIVQMAAKLVSHHRGSKINSIVGDWDGLEIHGKIGILGNGTGSVLTTLDAVANAGGKPGISLNLRHSFLTDTSLTNFCDRLETGLKILAADNSMKVILINFLGTIPQVSQMPEVIANFIQLDPKELQSPLSNGSKIKPRSLPRLVVRLAGSDFENARQYLATLRPETQMLIVVENLDEAVLQAVRLAKLPAHKKQ; encoded by the coding sequence ATGGATTTATTGGAATACCAAGTTAAAGAATGGTTTGGAAAGATGGGCATTCCCGTATTACCATCCCAGCGAATTGACCATCCTACAGATTTAAAACGCTTAAAAATCCGCTATCCTATTGTACTAAAGTCGCAAGTACACGCAGATGAAAGAGCCAAAGCTGGTGGAGTGAGAATTGTGGAAACCACCATTGATGCGATCGCAGCTGCTCAAAATATCTTTAATTTACCAATTTGGGGAGAACTGCCCGAAGTCTTACTGGCAGAATCCAAGTATGATGCCAAAGAAGAATTGTATCTTGCTGTTGTTTTAGATACAGCCCTGTGTCGTCCAGTGCTTTTAGGTTGCAAAGAACCGGATATTGATTGGGAATCCCCAGGGGATAAAATGCAATATGTGGTTGTAGAACAAGAATTTTCACCATTTTATGCCAGACGACTAGGCTTGAAAATGGGCTTACAGGGTGCGCTGATGCAATCGGTAAGCGATATTGTAGAAAAAATGTACCAGTTATTTGTGCAGAAAGACTTGGATTTAATAGAGATAAATCCTCTAGCTGTCAGTGCTTCTGGGCAAATTATGGCTCTCAATGGCAAAATCAGAGTTAACGAAAGGGCGATTAAACGTCATCCAGAAATAGTCCAAATGGCAGCAAAATTAGTCTCCCATCATCGAGGTAGCAAGATTAACAGCATCGTCGGTGATTGGGATGGGTTAGAAATACACGGGAAAATCGGTATATTAGGCAATGGTACTGGTTCAGTGTTGACAACCTTAGATGCAGTTGCTAATGCAGGTGGTAAACCTGGTATTTCTTTAAATTTGAGACATTCTTTCCTCACTGATACCTCACTAACTAATTTTTGCGATCGCTTAGAAACAGGTCTGAAAATCTTAGCTGCTGACAACAGCATGAAAGTAATTCTCATTAACTTTTTGGGAACTATTCCCCAGGTATCCCAAATGCCAGAAGTCATTGCCAACTTTATACAATTAGACCCAAAAGAACTCCAATCTCCTCTGTCTAATGGCAGCAAAATTAAGCCCAGAAGCTTACCCCGATTAGTTGTACGCCTTGCTGGTTCTGATTTTGAGAATGCCAGACAGTATTTAGCTACGCTCAGACCCGAAACCCAAATGCTGATAGTCGTAGAAAATTTAGATGAGGCTGTTTTACAGGCAGTCCGTCTGGCTAAGTTACCTGCACATAAAAAGCAGTAA
- the ruvC gene encoding crossover junction endodeoxyribonuclease RuvC: MEKRILGLDPGLATLGFGAITWQQSQGKVQDTTVKMIDFGVIRTFSNTEMTQRLCILYDDLHTLMKELQPDLVAIEKLFFYRMSSTIVVAQARGVLMLVLGQCKLPYVEFTPAQIKQALTNYGNADKAEVQDAVARELDLDEIPKPDDAADALAVALTASFQL; this comes from the coding sequence ATGGAAAAGCGAATTTTAGGATTAGATCCAGGACTAGCAACTTTAGGATTTGGGGCAATTACTTGGCAACAAAGTCAAGGTAAAGTACAAGACACGACAGTAAAAATGATCGATTTTGGTGTGATTCGCACTTTTTCTAATACTGAAATGACACAGCGGTTATGTATTTTATATGACGATTTACACACCCTGATGAAGGAGTTGCAGCCAGATTTGGTGGCAATTGAAAAATTATTCTTCTATCGTATGTCAAGTACTATTGTTGTTGCACAGGCTAGGGGCGTACTTATGTTGGTTTTGGGACAGTGCAAGCTTCCTTATGTAGAATTTACCCCTGCCCAAATTAAGCAAGCTTTAACAAATTATGGTAATGCAGATAAGGCAGAAGTCCAAGATGCCGTAGCGAGAGAGTTAGATTTAGATGAAATTCCCAAACCTGATGATGCCGCAGATGCTTTAGCGGTGGCGTTAACTGCTTCGTTTCAGTTGTAA
- a CDS encoding gluconeogenesis factor YvcK family protein produces MSIGFLRQALNALQLQSHSRTSHRVNQWFKWLSPGISVKRWFFISIGGVFLASLGLAIWIKLTPIFWGIELLRGFLGFLANILPNYISGPLVLLFGVLLVLWGQSRTVGSITEVLRPQGDDEELIDVLLAHRRLYRGPKIVVVGGGTGLSTLLRGLKTYSANITAIVTVADDGGSSGRLRQEFGVLPPGDIRNCLAALADEEKLLTELFQYRFRAGDGLTGHSFGNLFLTAMTDITGDLEQAVAASSKVLAVRGQVLPATLSDVRLWAELTDGRRIEGESSIPKAGGKIVRIGCIPENPPALPAAIKAIKEADYIIIGPGSLYTSLIPNMLVPEIADAIAEKNIPRIYICNIMTQPGETDSYTVGEHIQAIDAACGNRRLFDAVLVHKKTPSAQALIRYAQQNSHPVFLDREVISQLGRRIIPANIIYEDENGAVRHDPQKLAKVLLKWYSGAHHGK; encoded by the coding sequence ATGTCAATCGGTTTTCTCAGACAAGCCCTCAATGCCCTACAACTACAGTCACACAGCCGCACTTCCCATCGGGTTAACCAGTGGTTTAAGTGGCTATCCCCTGGAATATCGGTGAAACGCTGGTTTTTTATAAGTATTGGGGGTGTTTTTTTGGCGAGTTTGGGGTTGGCTATTTGGATTAAGCTAACCCCCATTTTTTGGGGAATAGAATTGCTGAGGGGTTTTCTGGGATTCCTCGCCAATATTTTACCCAATTACATCAGCGGTCCCTTAGTTTTACTATTCGGTGTGCTGTTGGTGTTGTGGGGACAATCCCGCACAGTGGGTTCAATTACTGAAGTTTTAAGACCACAAGGAGATGACGAAGAACTGATAGATGTGCTGTTAGCCCATCGTCGCTTGTACCGGGGTCCCAAAATTGTCGTAGTTGGTGGTGGTACTGGACTTTCTACTTTACTCAGAGGCTTAAAAACCTATAGTGCTAATATTACTGCCATTGTTACCGTAGCTGATGATGGTGGTTCTTCTGGCAGATTGCGCCAGGAATTTGGTGTTTTACCTCCTGGGGATATTCGTAACTGCTTGGCTGCACTAGCAGATGAGGAAAAGTTATTAACAGAATTATTTCAATATCGGTTTCGGGCTGGGGATGGTTTGACAGGTCACAGTTTTGGCAATTTGTTTTTAACTGCCATGACCGATATTACTGGAGATTTGGAACAGGCTGTTGCTGCTAGTTCTAAAGTACTGGCGGTGAGAGGACAAGTTTTACCTGCAACCCTCAGCGATGTGCGTCTCTGGGCAGAATTGACAGATGGTCGCCGGATTGAAGGGGAGTCTAGCATTCCTAAAGCTGGGGGCAAAATTGTCAGAATTGGCTGTATTCCTGAAAATCCACCAGCCTTACCCGCAGCAATTAAGGCGATTAAAGAAGCTGATTATATTATTATTGGGCCGGGTAGTCTTTATACTAGCTTAATACCGAATATGTTAGTTCCAGAAATTGCGGATGCGATCGCAGAAAAAAATATTCCCCGCATCTATATTTGCAATATCATGACCCAACCAGGAGAAACTGACAGTTACACAGTTGGCGAACACATTCAAGCTATAGATGCCGCTTGTGGTAACAGAAGGCTTTTTGATGCCGTATTAGTACATAAAAAAACACCCTCTGCCCAAGCACTTATCCGCTATGCCCAACAAAATTCTCATCCGGTTTTCTTAGATCGTGAAGTGATCAGCCAATTAGGTCGGCGTATTATCCCCGCTAATATCATCTATGAAGATGAAAATGGTGCAGTTCGCCACGACCCGCAAAAACTAGCTAAGGTTTTACTGAAATGGTACAGTGGGGCGCATCACGGGAAGTGA
- the tsaE gene encoding tRNA (adenosine(37)-N6)-threonylcarbamoyltransferase complex ATPase subunit type 1 TsaE: protein MTKIFLSNTEATQKLGITIGENLTAGSVILLEGDLGAGKTTLVQGIGKGLGITESIVSPTFTLINEYIEGRIPLYHLDLYRLEPQEVTSLNLESYWEGMDVVPGIVAIEWAERMPYLPDSYLKVSLTYGENGTRQAEITPVNCTLNPLIKQFQTGI from the coding sequence ATGACTAAAATTTTCCTTTCTAATACAGAGGCAACACAGAAATTAGGTATTACCATTGGGGAAAACCTGACTGCTGGCAGTGTCATTTTACTAGAAGGTGATTTAGGTGCAGGTAAAACTACCTTAGTCCAGGGTATTGGTAAGGGTTTAGGAATAACTGAATCTATTGTCAGTCCTACTTTCACTCTGATTAACGAATACATTGAAGGACGCATTCCCCTTTACCATCTAGATTTGTATCGCCTAGAACCTCAAGAAGTGACAAGCTTGAATTTAGAAAGTTACTGGGAAGGCATGGACGTTGTACCGGGAATTGTCGCTATTGAATGGGCTGAACGAATGCCATATCTACCAGATAGTTATTTAAAAGTATCTTTAACCTATGGTGAAAATGGCACTCGTCAAGCAGAAATCACCCCTGTGAATTGTACGCTAAATCCATTGATAAAACAGTTTCAGACAGGGATTTAA
- a CDS encoding restriction endonuclease, whose translation MSNILNIKKKLKVVVPKTWTNNKKGKFWEKIVEPLFSELRWQVIGDIEFEGMQTDIYVKDLITEKRGLVECKFEEKNISPSIIHQLMGQAEDEEVEYAYLISTSELTPKAKAVIEKHKNKDTKNKKYYLEFLGTDKLVELFIKIYNIQSPDFGKFNIDKSKIEKLTLLLTHSRDFVWIADEIGQDGDVYRIIIFSTTNNNWSIDEWKQYFSQHELYWASLDIAVVNDGKNILQNNAPVENIDITISEINEADSFDDYHRPCRPEDFFGMINSQDKFWDFIKKVRDKKTKLRVVCFPGITGIGKSSLLLKLASDCFSIPEYQNSFYIYHVDVTSVDPSQSTLFIPRVITKALQTAINDKFIDLPNHKISTILEPPFFSTESIQLALDNLKNNNRVLIIFFDQFEEIIIKENLSSLFNIFKRLGYEIDSLKENIILGFCWRTDINIPMEDPRYHIWQELGKIRKDIEFDNFSYQDSLKLLDRFSEYLSQNGKRLDPKIKKWLSENCHNLPWLIKKLCGDIYNQNIDQRQISSGNKKLITKFDIEKIFESDIQRYINNNPEHSNCLEYIAKQSPVPKIEVCHKFNSHVINRLIKAKIIIETGNNYKIYWDIFRDFIIDGTLPKITITYRPRTKISTLLRIFRLINSTTTSLELVEITKYKKSTIDNAIQDLQNFFQVEKDTKSNKIIAPENLINLQDYELAEHLADQIEDHIVIREIYENLIPDQYIWEDDFKKLLRKIYYEQGSVKPESITDYTSKMLSWFWFTGLLEKRQTWLIARPIRPRYGKQKGKASECDLDKPKISKSYVTPGHPSLLDLLDPLSHK comes from the coding sequence ATGAGTAACATACTAAATATTAAGAAAAAATTGAAAGTTGTCGTTCCTAAGACATGGACTAATAATAAAAAAGGAAAGTTTTGGGAAAAGATAGTAGAACCTTTATTCAGTGAACTTCGTTGGCAAGTAATAGGTGATATTGAATTTGAAGGTATGCAAACTGATATATATGTTAAAGACTTAATAACGGAAAAAAGAGGATTGGTAGAATGTAAATTTGAGGAAAAGAATATTTCTCCTAGTATAATACACCAGTTAATGGGTCAGGCAGAAGATGAAGAAGTAGAATATGCTTACTTAATCTCAACTTCGGAGCTAACTCCAAAAGCAAAGGCAGTAATAGAAAAACATAAAAACAAAGATACAAAAAACAAAAAATATTATTTGGAATTTTTGGGGACAGATAAGTTAGTTGAGTTATTTATCAAAATCTATAACATTCAATCACCTGATTTTGGAAAATTTAATATAGATAAATCCAAAATTGAAAAACTGACCTTATTATTAACTCACTCTAGAGATTTTGTCTGGATAGCTGATGAAATTGGTCAAGACGGTGATGTCTATAGGATTATTATTTTCTCAACTACAAATAACAACTGGTCTATAGATGAATGGAAACAATATTTTTCCCAACACGAGCTTTATTGGGCTAGTCTTGATATTGCTGTTGTTAATGATGGTAAAAATATATTACAAAACAACGCACCTGTAGAAAATATTGACATAACAATTTCAGAAATTAATGAAGCAGATAGTTTTGATGATTACCATCGTCCTTGTCGTCCAGAGGATTTCTTTGGCATGATTAACTCTCAGGATAAGTTTTGGGATTTTATCAAAAAAGTCAGAGATAAAAAAACAAAACTGAGAGTTGTTTGTTTTCCAGGAATAACAGGTATTGGCAAATCGTCTTTATTGTTGAAATTAGCGTCAGATTGTTTCTCTATCCCAGAATATCAAAATAGTTTCTACATATATCATGTAGATGTTACAAGTGTTGATCCTTCTCAGTCAACGCTTTTTATTCCTAGAGTTATTACCAAAGCATTACAGACAGCTATTAATGATAAATTTATTGACCTACCAAATCATAAAATATCTACTATCCTTGAACCTCCCTTTTTTTCTACTGAATCAATTCAATTAGCTCTTGATAATCTCAAAAATAATAATCGAGTATTAATTATATTTTTTGATCAATTTGAGGAAATAATAATTAAAGAAAATTTATCATCTCTATTTAATATATTTAAGAGATTAGGCTATGAAATTGATAGCTTAAAAGAAAATATAATTTTAGGATTTTGCTGGAGAACTGATATTAATATTCCAATGGAAGATCCTAGATATCACATTTGGCAAGAATTAGGAAAAATCAGAAAAGATATTGAATTCGATAATTTCTCATATCAGGATTCATTGAAACTACTTGATAGATTTTCAGAATATTTAAGCCAAAATGGTAAACGCTTAGATCCAAAAATAAAAAAATGGTTATCTGAAAATTGTCATAATTTACCTTGGTTAATCAAGAAATTATGTGGTGATATTTACAATCAAAATATTGATCAAAGACAAATATCTTCAGGAAACAAAAAGTTAATTACTAAATTTGATATCGAAAAAATATTTGAGTCTGATATTCAAAGATACATAAACAACAATCCAGAACATTCTAATTGCTTAGAATATATTGCCAAACAATCTCCAGTTCCTAAGATTGAAGTGTGCCATAAATTTAATTCTCATGTAATTAATCGTCTTATAAAAGCAAAAATAATAATTGAAACTGGAAACAACTATAAAATATATTGGGATATTTTTAGGGATTTTATTATAGATGGAACTTTGCCTAAAATTACTATAACTTATAGACCTAGAACAAAAATTTCAACTTTACTGAGAATTTTTAGGCTAATCAACTCTACTACAACTTCATTAGAATTGGTGGAAATAACTAAATATAAGAAAAGTACAATTGATAATGCTATTCAGGATTTACAAAATTTTTTTCAGGTAGAAAAAGATACAAAAAGCAATAAAATAATTGCTCCGGAAAATTTAATTAATTTACAGGATTATGAACTTGCTGAACATTTAGCTGATCAAATAGAGGATCACATTGTTATCCGAGAAATTTATGAAAATCTTATACCAGATCAATATATTTGGGAGGATGATTTCAAAAAATTATTGCGAAAGATATATTATGAGCAAGGTAGTGTCAAGCCAGAATCCATAACAGACTATACTAGCAAAATGCTTTCATGGTTTTGGTTTACAGGGTTATTAGAAAAAAGGCAAACCTGGTTAATAGCAAGACCTATTAGACCTAGATACGGGAAACAGAAAGGTAAAGCTTCTGAATGTGACCTTGACAAACCGAAAATATCTAAATCTTATGTCACTCCAGGACACCCAAGCTTGTTAGATTTATTAGATCCATTAAGCCATAAATAG
- a CDS encoding Uma2 family endonuclease, translating to MTLAQETHYYSPEEYLEFEVNSELRHEYIDGLIIPMTGGTPNHNKIAGNLYVAIHFALKRQPYEVYYTDQRLWIPKRRIHTYPDVMVVQTPLVLEEGRNDTITNPVMIAEVLSKSTKGYDRDEKFAAYRTIANFQEYILIDQYTIHVEQYVKTDHKKWMFLEYEDINDSLNLASIPCQISLADIYEKVDFKSEEL from the coding sequence ATGACTCTTGCACAAGAAACACACTACTATTCACCTGAAGAATACCTAGAATTTGAGGTAAATTCAGAATTACGTCACGAATATATTGATGGATTAATTATCCCCATGACAGGCGGAACACCAAATCATAATAAAATAGCTGGTAACTTATATGTTGCCATACATTTTGCCCTCAAGCGTCAGCCTTACGAAGTCTATTATACTGACCAACGGCTTTGGATTCCTAAACGACGGATTCATACTTATCCTGATGTAATGGTTGTCCAAACTCCCCTAGTGTTGGAAGAGGGAAGAAATGACACTATTACTAATCCAGTGATGATTGCTGAAGTTTTATCAAAATCTACCAAAGGTTATGATAGAGATGAAAAGTTTGCAGCTTATCGGACAATTGCTAATTTTCAAGAATATATTTTAATTGATCAATACACAATTCACGTTGAGCAATACGTTAAAACTGATCATAAAAAATGGATGTTTTTAGAGTATGAAGATATTAACGATTCTTTAAACTTAGCTTCTATTCCTTGTCAAATTTCGCTGGCTGATATTTATGAAAAGGTAGATTTTAAATCTGAAGAATTATAA
- a CDS encoding succinate--CoA ligase subunit alpha, producing MNLTPDSKVLIQGFCEFISATHIAQMKAYGTNLVASVNPGCGGQQMYDLPVFDLVEEVTTKFGSIDTSIICVHPYQVLDAALEAIASNIRQIIIISAGVPPLDMVTLLRKTETREILIVGPNSPGIIVPGKILLGTQPSEFYTPGSVGIVSRSSTLTYEVAWELTKAGLGQSISVSIGSDAIMGSSFLQWLQILDEDETTEAIVLVGQPGGGSEEAAARYIAEAIDKPVIAYIAGRHAPLTKHWRPTGTLATVVGRDSTFGTTQNKLAAFQSADIPIAERPSQIPELLKKVMGNS from the coding sequence ATGAACTTAACACCAGATAGTAAAGTTTTAATTCAGGGTTTTTGTGAATTTATATCAGCAACTCATATTGCTCAAATGAAAGCTTATGGTACTAATTTAGTGGCTAGTGTCAATCCGGGATGTGGTGGACAGCAAATGTACGACCTCCCAGTGTTTGACTTAGTAGAAGAGGTGACAACAAAATTTGGGTCGATTGACACGTCGATTATTTGTGTACACCCTTATCAAGTATTAGATGCTGCATTGGAAGCGATCGCATCTAATATTCGGCAGATCATTATTATCTCCGCTGGTGTACCACCTTTGGATATGGTGACATTACTCCGCAAAACAGAGACTCGTGAAATTTTGATAGTTGGACCCAACAGCCCCGGAATTATCGTTCCTGGCAAAATTCTCTTAGGAACTCAACCCAGCGAATTTTACACGCCTGGATCAGTGGGGATTGTGAGCCGTAGCAGCACTCTTACCTATGAAGTAGCTTGGGAATTAACCAAAGCTGGTTTAGGTCAGTCCATTAGTGTCAGCATTGGCAGTGATGCGATCATGGGTTCATCGTTCCTGCAATGGTTGCAAATTCTTGATGAGGATGAAACTACAGAAGCGATCGTTTTAGTCGGTCAACCAGGAGGTGGAAGTGAAGAAGCAGCCGCAAGATACATAGCTGAAGCTATTGATAAACCAGTGATTGCCTACATTGCGGGTAGACACGCACCATTAACTAAACACTGGCGGCCAACAGGAACCTTAGCCACCGTTGTTGGACGTGATTCTACTTTTGGTACAACACAAAACAAATTAGCAGCTTTCCAATCAGCAGACATTCCTATAGCTGAACGTCCTTCTCAAATTCCTGAACTATTAAAAAAGGTGATGGGTAATTCGTAA
- a CDS encoding DUF433 domain-containing protein, with translation MTLKELEQQLLALKPSEKVQAIQLLAQSLGSNWQGIEKTSRVCGGEACIANTRISVWVLVEARRLGYTDVDLLTSYPTISATDLAHAWVYAEAHADEIELAIERNEAA, from the coding sequence ATGACACTCAAAGAGTTAGAACAACAACTTCTTGCCCTCAAACCTAGTGAAAAAGTCCAGGCTATACAGTTACTTGCTCAAAGTCTGGGTAGCAATTGGCAAGGAATTGAGAAAACCTCTAGAGTCTGTGGTGGAGAGGCTTGCATTGCTAATACTCGTATTTCTGTCTGGGTATTAGTGGAAGCTCGACGACTTGGATATACTGATGTTGACCTTTTAACCAGCTATCCCACCATTTCAGCTACAGATTTAGCTCATGCTTGGGTATATGCAGAAGCTCATGCTGATGAAATCGAATTGGCAATTGAGCGTAATGAGGCGGCGTAG